ccagggaggctgtggagtctccttctctggagatattccagccccgcctggccgcggtgctgtgcagcctgctctgggtgaccctgcttaggcagggggttgggctgggggacccacagagggccctgccaacccccaccatgctgggattctgtgatcagcGTGCGGCCATCGGGGAGGAGTTTGCAGGAGGGGATGTGGTTATCCCTGTTCTGGAGGGAGCAGCGATCTTAGCAGGagggcatcacagaatcacaaaatctttggttggaagagacccctaagatcatccagtccaactgtcaccccaacacccccacgcctactaaaccctgtccccaagtgccacatccccacggtgtttgaacccctccagggatgtggactcccccactgccctgggcagcctgtcccaacccCTGACAACCcttgcaggaaagacatttttcccaatctccaacctgaacctccctcTCTTAGAGCAGCCGAGACCCTTGCAGCGATGGAGCGTCTCCAGGTTGCCGCCGGCCTTTCGGATGCGACGTCAGCACCAGCGCGGAGGAGTCCGGCTGGTTGCCGCCGGGTTTCTCCATACCAGCAGCTTCACCAATGTCCCAGCTCAGCGTTGCGCAGTCACCGTCCCGAGCAGGGCTCGGGGCCGTCCCCAAGCTGGGACCCTGACGCTGCCTCACGCCTGcgtcccccagcagcccctccgcCGGCAGCGAGCGCTGCGCACGGGGCCATCGGTGGCCGTGGCCATgggcagagcggggccgggcgccgtTCGCGGGGCTCCGGGTCCTCGTGGCACCCGCGGAAGGGACAGCCTGGCAGGGGTGACCCCCCCGGGAGTGGCTCTCGCCACCCCTCCTGCCGTGGCTGTCAACCCGTGCTAacgtgtgccctggctgccaagaaggccaatgggatcctggggtgcatcaagaagagtgtggccagcaggacaagggaggttctccttcccctctacactgccctggtgaggcctcatctggagtactgtgtccagttctgggctccccagttcaagaaggatgaagagctactggagagagtccagcggagggctacaaggatggtgaggggactggagcatctccactacgaggagaggttgagggaactgggcttgttcagcctgaagaagagaaggctgcgaggggaccttataaatgcctacaaatatctgaagggtgggtgtcaggaggatggggccaagctcttttcagtggtgcccagcgacaggacaaggggcaatgggcacaaactgaggcacaggaagttccgtctgaacatgaggaggaacttcttctctctgagggtgacggagcactggaacaggctgcccagggaggttgtggagtctccttctctggagatattcaagacccgcctggacaaggtcctgtgcagcctgctgtaggtgaccctgcttcggcgggggggttggactagatgacccacagaggtcccttccaacccctactattctgtgattctgtgattctgtaacgatTTTTTCGGCAGTCGGCAGCTCTgcggggtttttttgctgttgtggcgttttggggttttttcgtGTTGGGTTTGCTTTCCGAGAGGGATTAAGCCAAATGAGTTTTTATCTGTTTCTGCAGTTTTCCGCTGGGATTCAGTGAAGCACCAGCGCCCGAGCGCAGCAAAGCGAGAAACGTGGCGAGGCGGACGCCGCGAGTACCGGTTTATCTCCGCCGTTGGAAGCGCTGACACCCTTCAACCCGATAAACAAAGCGGCGAGGAGGGGCACGGCGCGTCGTGAGAGGGAGCGCGCAGCGAGCAGAACACTCCCCCGCCACATTACCGACAGCACAATCATTCATTATAACTCAATTACAGTAATTAAACCGGGTGGGATGCAGAGGCAGAACAGACGCAGGGAGCGGTGCCAGCAGAATTTACACTCCGTGTCATCAGCCAGCGATAACAACAGCTGACGGTGGCCCAGAGCCGCCTCCCGCCATCTGTTCCCGGAGCCACCGCAAAGGGATGGCATCCGGTGCCGCGGCATCCGAGCGGGTGCTGGGTGGGGAGCGGGTGGGAAGGGGCTCCCGGTTCTCCCCGGCGTGGGGTCTGGCCCAGCCGCTGCCGTGGGTGCCGTGCTGGGGGGGTGCTGCCCCTTGCACCCGGGAAAATGAGGGGGAAGGGGGCACCCCGTTATCCCTTGTCCCCGCGGTGCAGGCTGCTGACACCCcacgggctgcacaggaccccccAAGGCAGCTCTGCCAGAGCCCCCGGCGCCGGGGGGGATGGGGTGAGCCAGCTCCCAGCCTCAGCACCAGGACCTGCACCCCGTAATCCGGTAATTATTGCTTACTCCAAGCACAATTTGGGGTGACTGCCGGGCTGGGAAGGGGGAGCGGTGACCGGCACCCAACCGCTGCACCCTCCCGGTGAAACCTCCCTCCTCACCTGCGAGGGTTCCGGGAACGGCATCGCTGCGGGAAACCGGCCAGAGCGACGTTGGGGGCACCCAAAAGGGTCTGGGATAGAGGGTGCACCCAGCAGGGCATGGGACAGAGGGTGAACTCGAAAGGGTGTGGGATAGAGGGTGCACCTGAAAGGATGGGGGATAGAGGGTGCACCCAAAAAGGTCAGGGCTAGAGGGTGCACCCAAAAGGGTAAGAGTTAGAGGGTGCACCCAAAAGGATAAGAGTTAGAGGGTGCACCCAAAAGGGTATGGGATAGAGGGTGCACCCAAAAGGGTAAGAGTTAGAGGGTGCACCTGAAAGGGTATGGGCCAAAAGGGTGCACCCAAAAGGGTAGGGGATAGAGGGTGCACCCAAAAAGGCATGGGATAGAGGGTGCACCCAAAAGGGTAACAGCTGGAGGGTGCACCCAAAAGGGTATGGGATAGAGGATACATCCAAAAGGGTACGGGATAGAGGGTGCACCCAAAATGCTAAGAGTTAGAGGGTGCACCTGAAAGGGTATGGGCCAAAAGGGTGCACCCAAAAGGGTAGGGGATAGAGGGTGCACCCAAAAAGGCATGGGATAGAGGGTGCATCCGAAAGGGTATGGGATAGAGGGTGCACCCAAACGGGCATGGGCTAGAGGGTGCACCCAAAAGGGTGTGGGCCAAAAGGGTGCACCCAAAAGGATATGGGATAGAGGGTGCACCCAAAAAGGTATGGGCTAGAGGGTGCACCCGAAATGGTGTGGGCTAGAGGGTGCACCCAAAAGGGTAGGGGATAGAGGATGCACCCAAAAAAGGCATGGAATAGAGGGTGCACCCAAAAGGGTGTGGGATAGAGGATACATCCAAAAGGGTATGGGATAGAGGGTGCACCCAACAAGGTAAGAGCTCCTGCTGGGACGAACTACCTCGCACACCCCCGTGGGAGCCCGTCCTTGCAGCAGTGCAGCGCCCGTGGAAGGAAATCTCTAACAAAAAGTGGGCAGCACAACCCAGAAAGGTGCCGTTTGCCGGGTACGCCGGGCCACGGCGCAGCGGCAGCGCGTGGGGTGAGCCCCGGTGCCCCGCTGCAGCTCCGGGCCCGTTTGCCAGCTGATGCACGAGGTCCCTGCCTTCACGCCCCGCAGCGTCGGCCGAGGCTGAACtaaaagcatgttaaaaaaaaaaaacccttatgaatatataataaaaaataaatcagtgcgtGGGGCTTGGATGCTTTAATTGTAAAGCGCGGGCGTTGGGCGCCTGGCTGATAGCGTGGATGGGAATCGGAGAGCCCGAGCAGGGCCGTAACGCCGCCTCCGTCAGCGCTTTCGGAGAGGCTGTCGTCAAACCAAATTAATTGCAAAGGGCAACAGTTTGCTGGGAACTGTTGAAAGCAGCAGCCGCAGCGGATCGGGTGCCCGaaggggcagcgccgggggctgcTCGGGGGGGGGATGCCGGGCGCCGCCGAACCCTTCCGCTCCCCTGCGTCGGGCTCTCCGAAATCTTACAACAAAGGATTTCTTGCAATTTTCATCTTTTAATGGTCCCCTGTGTAAGGCCCTCATTCCACCCAGCTTAAAATCAGATTTAAATGCACTCATAACCATTTACCGCTGTACATTATCGGGAAGCCAAGCAGTTAGAGTGCCGCTCctgctttttatttctccctcGCAGCAGGCTCTGTCGTGTTCAATACATCACGGGGAAGCCCCCGTAGGACGGTGCCTGTGTCCTAGTTCAAGGGAAGGGCTTTGTCGCTGCCAGGGGGGCCTGGGCCGAGCGCAGGAATGCGGGTGCTGGCGTCCCGTGGCTTGGGAGCCATCTGACCCCGTCCCTGAGCCACGGCGAGCACCCCACCTGCATCCCTGGGCACCCAGAGGGCTGGCATCCCACCTCAGCATCCCCCAGGGTGCAGggtgccctgcttccagccctcACTCTGCTTTCCCAGGCACCCTGAGGGCTGGCACCCCGCCTCAGCATCCCCCAGGGtgcccttctcccagcccttggTCTGCATTCCCAGGCACCCCGAGGGCTGGCACCCTGCCTCAGCATCCCCCAGGAtgcccttctcccagcccttggTCTGCATTCTCAGGCACCCCGACGGCTGACAccccagctcagcatcccccagggtgcagggtgccccgctcccagcccttgCTCTGCATCCCTGGGCACCCCGAGGGCTGGCACCCCACCTCAGCATCCCCCAGGGTGCAGggtgccctgcttccagccctcACTCTGCTTTCCCAGGCACCCTGAGGGCTGGCACCCCACCTCAGCATCCCCCAGGGTGCAGggtgccccgctcccagccctcgCCCTGCATCCCCACGTCCTTGCCCCTGGCTTGCGGCAGCAGAAACGAAGCGGCCGGATGATGCCTTCGGGAAAGGGCAGGTTGGGGTGCGGGGTGCCCGTGGGCTGGCTCGTGCCGAGGGGGGATGCGGGGATGCCCACGGAGGAAGGAGCACAGCCCTCGGTGGCACAGCCCGGGCAGGAGGGCACAGCCGCAGCCCCCAGAACCACGCGAAGGGGAGAAggcgagggctgggggctgctcctgtCAGTCCCGCGCCGAGACCCCCCGTCATGCCCAGCAGTGAGGGGGTCCCTGGGCAAGGGGGCTCCTGTGCCCCCCTCACTCGCTTCGCTTGCTTTCATTAACAACTCCGTGCAGGTTTCCAGAGATGAAACGGTTTATAGACACTTTGCTTTCATTTGAGCTTCATTACAtttactttttattcttttttctttcttttttttttttctcccttttttacaAAAAACCAGTTGTAGTTATTAACAGCTGTACATATTCTGCTACATACTTTGGTGTAAAGTTGAGAAGTCTGACTTTGCAACCCTCCGCCAGCTCCGGCACACGCAGTTCCtttagtttttattctttttttttttcttggaggaaaACGAAGCACCCACTTCCAAACCAGTGCCCACCCAGGACGGGCGTGGGCGGTGGCCTTGCCCCGGGGACCgctcccagcccccagcccttTCCAACGCACCCCCATCACTGCGAAGGGACGGGGGGGCTGCTCCACGCACCGCGGGGTCGGATGCTGCGCCCGGGTCCGGGGGTGCAGGGGGATCCACGCCAGCCCCGGGGACCGAGCCCAAGCCCCAGAGCAGCGAGGGGGCACGGGGGCACCCGCAGAGCCCTTTTTCTGCCCCTAGAACCCCGTCCCTCGCACCCAGCTGCGCAGAGCTGGCTTCCCCCCGCGCTGGGCGAGCGGGGCAGGGGTTGCTCCGTCTCCTCTCCGGGCGAGACAGCACCCGGCCAGCACCCGCACGCCTAGAGCATTCCCCTTGGTTTTCTTTTCAactaaaaaagggcaaaaagctcAAAACTCTGATTTTGACAGGGAAAAAACCCATTCCCCGCCAAGGCTTCCCAGCCCACCTCGCCTCTCCCCAGGCGGGAAGGATGCGACCCcgcgccccgcagcagccgggtgCCAACCGACCCCGCGCCCTCCTCCTCGCCCCGCTCTCTACGACCCACGGATGCAAACCGGGCAGCTCGCACCTCAACCctaagcataatttttttttctttttttgaccagattaaaatcaaaaattaaaaaataatccataAAAATGTAGTATAAAAATTCTCTTCCGTATGCTACAATACAGGGTGAGCGCTTCTGCTAcacaaatacttttatttcccgttatgtcttttttttttttcctttttttaaccctTTAGTACAAAAGGCTGACACGCAGGCCTGTGCGGGGAGGGGGTTTGCTTCGTCGGAACCTAAATACCAGAAGACACGAGACCACACAGCCCACAGGACCCTACCAAagccagcccccttccccccaccaCACACAAACCCTACTTGTTAGTaaactttttgcttttaaaaaaactgtattttaaaggtTATCAATTCTAATTCTTTACTTTCATTTGAATACAAAACACATAAGTTGCTATTATCTTTCGTGGCTCCCTGAGCTGAATTTACTATGCTTTCTTTGAAATCACTCCTCATTGCTTCTGTCCGAAGACCAAGAAGGGCTTGCGCAGACGATCCCGCAGCGTGGGCTTCCCCTTTTCTTCAAACATacgagcacaaaaaaaaaaaaaataaaatccatatataaaaaaaaggtgATTGTGTTGCTGATGTCCCGTCAGTAGCTGGGGATCCGCCCGGGTCCCCGCGGTCCCAGCAGCGTCCCACCATCACGAACACACCGACCAACGCACGGCCACGACAGCAGGAACAACTTTCACCAGTGGACATCTTTGCTCAGCCTGGCTACGCGCTGCACGGCAAAGTCACGTCCCACGGACGCTTCGAGGGGGTAaggaacgaaaaaaaaaaaattaaaaaaaaaaaaaaaataaaattgccacCACCAAAACCATCAGTGGAATACAATTACAGCAGACGAAAAATACACAACTAGTGTACCGGGAGGGGTCCCCCACCCTTCCAATGCTATTTACTAGTCCGTTATTTACATTTTTCACAAGTCTTATGCaggatgcacaaaaaaaaaaaaaaaaagtcacaataaaAAATAAGTCCTTTATAGTGCCACCAAAGCGCAGACGgaaaaaaccagaaaaccaaaaaaaaaaaaaaaaaaaaattcaaaataaaccccaaaaccctaaaaccaaacaaaaattcgTTTAGGGCTTCAATGTGTGCCATATTTGCAGACCTCCAAATAAATCCGTGTGTATcaggccggggcccggcggcacAGCCCCGCCGGAGCGTGCCGGCCCGTGGCCGAGCgcccggggggctgccccgcggccgctgccccggcccccggccgctCCCCGAGTCCTGCCACCGCCGGTGCcgggagctgccagccctgcgaCCAAACCCGCCGTTAGTAGATGACCTCGTAGACTGTGGCCTTCTTGTCCCCAGAGCCCGTGACGATGTACTTGTCGTCCGCGGAAATGTCGCAGCTCAAGACGGACGAGGACTCCTTGGACTGGAAAAAAGGGGGTGGAAGGGGGGACAAACGTGAGCTTGGCTCCCCGGTCCAGGCTGCCGCAGCCGTGTGCCACCGAGCAGCACCCGCGCCGGTGGCATCGCCACGTCCCGCACGCCGACCCGGCCACCCCACGAGgattctccccctccccagggctggcagccccccgccccgtgccgaTGCCGACCCCCGCAGCAGCCTCCTCCTACCTGGAAGATGCTCGCTCCGTAGGGCGTCCTCCAGGCGTTGAGCAGGTTGTCTTTGCCGGTGCTCACGAACCATTTCCCTGCGCCCGGGGAACACGGGGTCAGCAACCACGAGCTGCCAGCCCCCCGCCAAACCCCGCGACCAGGCGCTCCCTGCCCGCCGAGACTGCTGGCGGTTTACCCCCAGAAATCGGAGAATTTGGAGAAACTGGAAAATCGGGAGATTCTCCAGAGAtgcccacagaatcccagcatggtgggggttggaagggacctctggggatcacccagcccaaccccctgcccaagcagggtcacccacagcaggctgcacagcaccgtgtccaggtggggctggaatatctccagagaaggagactccacaacctccctgggcagcctgggccagggctccgtcaccctcagagggaagaagttcttcctcgggttcagctggagcttcctctgcttcagtttgtgcccgttgccccttgtcctgtcgctgggcaccactgaacagagcctggccccatccttctgacccccaccctgcagatatttagaggcatttctaaggtcccctctcagccttctcttctccaggctgaacaagcccagctccctcagcctctcctcgtagaagagatgctccagtcccctcctcatcctcgcagccctccgctgggctctctccagtagctcctcatctttctggaactgaggagcccagaactggacacagtactccagaggcACCCGCCCAGCAGGATGTGTCCCACCACCGCCCAGTGCCCGCACGTGGGCAGGCGCTGGTTCACCACCACGACCGGGATCATTTATGGGGGCAATCCCCAACGGCACTGCCCGAGGGACGGATCCTGCCGGGGAGCCTCCGCGCTCAGCTCCCCGCCACCGCGCCGGGCACCGTCCCCCACGGGCGCGTCCCGAGGCGTCCCCGCTCACCGCAGTAGGCGAACTTGAGGGAGAGGACGCAGCTCTCGTGGAGGTGCAGCTGGTACTTGTCGGGCTTCGTGTGGTGCAGCACTTCCACGTTGCTGCTCTCCATGCCCACCGCCAGCCACTCGCCCGTCGGGCAGTACCCCAGGGAGAAgatctgcggggagggggggcagaggggtggctcggggggggggtctgcacccaccagctgtgccagcagccccctGTCCGCGCAGGCAGCGGCCACCTCGGCGTCCCTGGCAGCTCCCCATCAGCGAGAGCCGCCGACCACCCGGGCTGGGTGGTCATCCCATCAGTGGTTTTAATGCCATGGCTTGGCCCGCTGTGCAGCCAGCAATTCGGAAGAGAAACAGCCCAACAGGCGGGGAAGGACCCAGCCCCGTCCTCTTAAACCCTCAAGTGGCCCCAGGCTCTTCCAGGGACAACACTTCTGTCTCTGGATGGAAAGGACCTTCCCGGCACCCTCCCGCAGAGGAAAACCCAGCGTGGAAGGCAGCGAGACCCAACAAACTCTAAGCCACGGCTACTCGTGGGCTGGAAACGGTGGTGGCACGGGTTCTGGATGCCCAGCCCCGCGACGGTGAGCGTTAACGCCGTGGGAAGTCCAAGTGCCAGCCTTTCCGGCCCCAACTCCAGTCCCACCAGCTGCGGGGCACTGGTGGAGGCTGCTGGTCAGCCCCAAAGAGGAGCAGCGGGGTTTGAGAGGCTCGGCCACGCGTCTGGGGCAGCCGCAGGAGACCCGCGGGGCAGCCGGCGCTCACCTGGGAGGTGAAGtcgtgctgctggagctgcctcccTTCCCGCAGATCCCAGGAGCGCACGGTGTTGTCCAGACCCCCCGTCCACAGCTTCGTACCGTCGTGCGAGATGTCTATGCAGCTGGCACCGTCCGTGTGGCCTTGGAATTGCCTTTGAACGACAAAATGGATGCAGATCTTCACGAGGAATAGGGGCAAAAGCCTTGGAACAACAAGATGGAACGCAGATCTTCACGGGGAACAGTGGCAAAAACCACGTGGGTGCTCGGGCTGTGCTTATGAGGCTTCCCTGCACCAAGAACGGTGGGAATCCCACCCAGGGAGCATCCGTCGAGGCACGCCAGCCCGGCCGAGCCTGCTGGGCtcgcttacagaatcacagaatagtaggggttggaagggacctctgtgggtcacccagtccaacccccctgcccaagcagggtcacccagagcaggctgcacaggaccttgtccaggtgggtcttgaatatctccagagaaggagactccacagcctccctgggcagcctgggccagggctccgtcaccctcagagggaagaagttcttcctcgggttcagctggagcttcctctacttcagtttgtgcccgttgccccttgtcctgtcgctgggcaccactgaaaagagcttggccccatcctcctgacacccaccctgcagatatttgtaagcatttataaggtcccctcgcagccttctcttctccaggctgaacaagcccagctccctcaacctctcctcgtaggggagatgttccagtcccctcatcatcctcgtagccctccgctggactctctccagtagctcctcatctttcttgaactggggagcccagaactggacacagtactccagatgaggcctcactagggcagtgtagaggggaaggagaacctccctcgtcctgctggccacactcttcttgatgcaccccaggatcccattggctttcttggcagccagggcacgctgctggctcatggtcaccctgtcgtccaccaggacgcccaggttcctctccacagagctgctctcccagacACAGCATCCCAAGATAGCGCTCCTGCGACCATCCCCATGGTCCTCGGGCCAAAAGACGGCCAGAAAGACCCCGACAGCGGAGCAGGGCGAGCCCCGGTGCTCCCAGCGCCGCGTCCCGCCCCACCTGACGAGCGTCTGGTTGTGCAGGTCCCAGACGGCGATGTTGCCGTcgctgcagcaggagaagcagaCTTTGGCGTCGGGGCTGATGGCCAGGGCGTAGCAGGCGGGCGCGGAGGAGGTCAGCTCGGCCTTGATGCGGGGCGTGGGGGAAGCCAGGTCCCAGATGGTGAGCGTGCTGGCCTCCCCGCCCACGATCAGCGTGCGGCCGTCGGGCAGGAGTTTGCAGGAGCGGATGTAGTTATCCCTGttctggagggagcagggacgtCAGCAGGAGGGCGATCGCAGAATCAcgaaggttggaaaagccctctgagatcaccaagcccaaccgtcaccccaacacccccacatCTGCTgaaccgtgtccccaagtgccacgtccacacggtgtttgaacccctccagggatggggactcccccactgccctgggcagcctgtcccaacccctgaccactctgtcagtaaagaaatttttccaaatctccaacctgaacctcccctgatgcagcttgaggccatcgcctctcgtcctgtcgctggttcctggggagcagagcccaaccccccctccctgccccctcctgtcagggagctgcagagagcgagaaggtctcccctcagcctcctcttctccagcctgagcagccccagctccctcagccgctccccacagttcttgttctgcagccccctccccagcctcgctgcccttctccggacacgctccagcccctccatgtcctgcttggggtgaggggcccaaagctgagcacagcactcgaggtgtggcctcaccagtgccaaataATTCATGAATGACGAATGTCCCTCTGCCATCAGAGGTGGGGGACAGCGAGGGGGACGCATGCCCGGCGACCAGGAGCAATCCGCCGGATCGGCCCGGGGACCCCCTTACCAGGCAATCCAGCTGGGAGATGGGGCTCTTGCTGCCCGGCTGGCTGATGTCCCAGATCTTCACGCAGCCCTTGCCGCCGGTGTAGACGTGCCGGGTGGGGTTGCTGATGGTGACGGCGCACACCACCTCGCCGTGGCTCAGCGTGTTGATCTGCCGGGCGTGCCGCGGGATGCCGGGACCGGCCAGGGCGTCGTGGGGAAAGGGCACCGGCTGCATCTGCCCGTCGGCGCTGACGTGGAAGGAGTAGGCTCTGCCAGGGGACGGCAAACGGGGAGCGGGGTCAGCGCCggaggcagagctctgctgcgctgggggggcggggggcattgcagcccggctgctgggggctgctctcCGGACCCAGCCCCACGCTCGTCGCCCTCCCGGGCACGGCTCATCCCCACCCAGAGCCCAGAAGGACCAAGCGGGGCTTACGGCTTCCCTCCGGGGATGGACGCCAGGCTCGAGGGCAGGCCGGGGGCTCTCATGGGCGGGTGCGGGTCGAAACCAACCTGCCAAGAGACACGGGCACGGGTAAGGCGGGCACGCAGCGAGCAAACAGCTCCCTGACCGCGAGCCCGGGCAGGCACGGGGATGCTCTGCGGCTCCCACTTTCCCTTCCTGCTCAgtggggtgtcaggaggatggggccagactctttccagtggtgcccagcgacaggacaaggggcaacgggcacaaactggagcagaggaagctccagctgaacccgaggaagaacttcttccctctgagggtgatggagccctggcccaggctgcccagggaggctgtggagtctccttctctggagatattccagccccgcctggacgcggtgctgtgcagcctgctctgggtgaccctgcttgggcagggggctgggctgggggacccacagagggccctgccaacccctgccatgctgtggttctgtgatttcttcCCTGGCAGGATGGGGAAGACCGAGGGAATTCGCCAAAGGTTTCCAATCTGCAGGAACCAGCGTGGGCCACGCTCACCCTCCCCACGCTCCTCCCAAGCCCCCAGGGACAGGAGCAGCCAGGCTGTTCCCCGCATCCCAGCTGCAGGAACCCCCACCTCTCCATGAACAGCAGCGTTTTGCTTCTCGGTTTGGCTGTATTTCACCTTCAAGCGTGACTGAGTGTGTCACAGGAGTAAGGGGGGCCGCACAGCGGGTCCTTCCCATGGTGGGGGGAAGGATAAACCCCAACGCAGAGGCACATGCCCACCACCCCAGGGCTGACAGCACCCTTCAACAGCGGGCGACTCAAAATGCCGCCGGTGAGGAGCCCCAGTTTCACAGCCGACGTGGggaaaccccccccaccccccaccccccacctccccccagaCCCTCCCCGCACCCACCGGCAGCGAGAAAAGGAGCTAAAAGTGCTACGTACGGCTCCAAAGCTCACCATTGGCGACCGGCCgtaggcggcggcggcggcggcagcggcgctcATCTGCGGGGGGATGTTGTGGAGCCCGGCGTAGGCGCCGGGGCTGGTGAGCGAGCCGTTCATCTCGTGGTGCCCCATCATGG
Above is a window of Opisthocomus hoazin isolate bOpiHoa1 chromosome 10, bOpiHoa1.hap1, whole genome shotgun sequence DNA encoding:
- the TLE3 gene encoding transducin-like enhancer protein 3 isoform X7, whose amino-acid sequence is MYPQGRHPAPHQPGQPGFKFTVAESCDRIKDEFQFLQAQYHSLKVEYDKLANEKTEMQRHYVMYYEMSYGLNIEMHKQTEIAKRLNTILAQIMPFLSQEHQQQVAQAVERAKQVTMTELNAIIGQQLQAQHLSHAAHGPPVQLPPHPSGLQPPGIPPVTGSSSGLLALGALGSQAHLAVKDEKNHHDLDHRERDSSANNSVSPSESLRASEKHRSSADYGIDSKKRKAEEKDSMSRYDSDGDKSDDLVVDVSNEDPATPRVSPAHSPPENGLDKARGLKKGDAPNSPASVASSSSTPSSKTKDLGHNDKSSTPGLKSNTPTPRNDAPTPGTSSTPGLRPMPGKPTGMDPLASALRTPISIAGSYAAPFAMMGHHEMNGSLTSPGAYAGLHNIPPQMSAAAAAAAAYGRSPMVGFDPHPPMRAPGLPSSLASIPGGKPAYSFHVSADGQMQPVPFPHDALAGPGIPRHARQINTLSHGEVVCAVTISNPTRHVYTGGKGCVKIWDISQPGSKSPISQLDCLNRDNYIRSCKLLPDGRTLIVGGEASTLTIWDLASPTPRIKAELTSSAPACYALAISPDAKVCFSCCSDGNIAVWDLHNQTLVRQFQGHTDGASCIDISHDGTKLWTGGLDNTVRSWDLREGRQLQQHDFTSQIFSLGYCPTGEWLAVGMESSNVEVLHHTKPDKYQLHLHESCVLSLKFAYCGKWFVSTGKDNLLNAWRTPYGASIFQSKESSSVLSCDISADDKYIVTGSGDKKATVYEVIY
- the TLE3 gene encoding transducin-like enhancer protein 3 isoform X5, with product MYPQGRHPAPHQPGQPGFKFTVAESCDRIKDEFQFLQAQYHSLKVEYDKLANEKTEMQRHYVMYYEMSYGLNIEMHKQTEIAKRLNTILAQIMPFLSQEHQQQVAQAVERAKQVTMTELNAIIGQQLQAQHLSHAAHGPPVQLPPHPSGLQPPGIPPVTGSSSGLLALGALGSQAHLAVKDEKNHHDLDHRERDSSANNSVSPSESLRASEKHRSSADYGIDSKKRKAEEKDSMSRYDSDGDKSDDLVVDVSNEDPATPRVSPAHSPPENGLDKARGLKKGDAPNSPASVASSSSTPSSKTKDLGHNDKSSTPGLKSNTPTPRNDAPTPGTSSTPGLRPMPGKPTGMDPLASALRTPISIAGSYAAPFAMMGHHEMNGSLTSPGAYAGLHNIPPQMSAAAAAAAAYGRSPMVSFGAVGFDPHPPMRAPGLPSSLASIPGGKPAYSFHVSADGQMQPVPFPHDALAGPGIPRHARQINTLSHGEVVCAVTISNPTRHVYTGGKGCVKIWDISQPGSKSPISQLDCLNRDNYIRSCKLLPDGRTLIVGGEASTLTIWDLASPTPRIKAELTSSAPACYALAISPDAKVCFSCCSDGNIAVWDLHNQTLVRQFQGHTDGASCIDISHDGTKLWTGGLDNTVRSWDLREGRQLQQHDFTSQIFSLGYCPTGEWLAVGMESSNVEVLHHTKPDKYQLHLHESCVLSLKFAYCGKWFVSTGKDNLLNAWRTPYGASIFQSKESSSVLSCDISADDKYIVTGSGDKKATVYEVIY
- the TLE3 gene encoding transducin-like enhancer protein 3 isoform X6 → MYPQGRHPAPHQPGQPGFKFTVAESCDRIKDEFQFLQAQYHSLKVEYDKLANEKTEMQRHYVMYYEMSYGLNIEMHKQTEIAKRLNTILAQIMPFLSQEHQQQVAQAVERAKQVTMTELNAIIGQQQLQAQHLSHAAHGPPVQLPPHPSGLQPPGIPPVTGSSSGLLALGALGSQAHLAVKDEKNHHDLDHRERDSSANNSVSPSESLRASEKHRSSADYGIDSKKRKAEEKDSMSRYDSDGDKSDDLVVDVSNEDPATPRVSPAHSPPENGLDKARGLKKGDAPNSPASVASSSSTPSSKTKDLGHNDKSSTPGLKSNTPTPRNDAPTPGTSSTPGLRPMPGKPTGMDPLASALRTPISIAGSYAAPFAMMGHHEMNGSLTSPGAYAGLHNIPPQMSAAAAAAAAYGRSPMVGFDPHPPMRAPGLPSSLASIPGGKPAYSFHVSADGQMQPVPFPHDALAGPGIPRHARQINTLSHGEVVCAVTISNPTRHVYTGGKGCVKIWDISQPGSKSPISQLDCLNRDNYIRSCKLLPDGRTLIVGGEASTLTIWDLASPTPRIKAELTSSAPACYALAISPDAKVCFSCCSDGNIAVWDLHNQTLVRQFQGHTDGASCIDISHDGTKLWTGGLDNTVRSWDLREGRQLQQHDFTSQIFSLGYCPTGEWLAVGMESSNVEVLHHTKPDKYQLHLHESCVLSLKFAYCGKWFVSTGKDNLLNAWRTPYGASIFQSKESSSVLSCDISADDKYIVTGSGDKKATVYEVIY